In one Fusarium keratoplasticum isolate Fu6.1 chromosome 5, whole genome shotgun sequence genomic region, the following are encoded:
- a CDS encoding 2EXR domain-containing protein — protein sequence MEPTNTADSSNEHLKIFNPVPHPAATFSLFPRLPIDIRYLIWEKVLSHERLLRIFLKSVAKNEKKSTTNIGNTRHRLHNPNREYRIILRERQAISKLFHVTSESR from the coding sequence ATGGAGCCCACCAACACGGCAGACAGCTCGAATGAGCATTTAAAGATCTTCAATCCGGTCCCTCACCCGGCTGCAACATTTTCGCTGTTTCCCAGACTCCCTATCGATATTCGCTACCTGATTTGGGAAAAGGTACTCAGCCATGAGCGTCTTCTACGAATATTCCTAAAGTCAGTTGCCAAGAACGAGAAGAAGTCGACCACCAACATCGGAAACACCCGGCATCGTCTACACAACCCTAATCGAGAATATCGCATTATCTTAAGGGAGCGACAGGCGATAAGCAAACTGTTTCATGTCACCTCCGAGTCACGATGA
- a CDS encoding FAD-binding PCMH-type domain-containing protein, translated as MRSQLLRGLIGIAALVSPSLAVPTKREAVTSCLTNAKVPIDTKGSQTWTQDGTAYNLRLQFEPIAIAVPTTVAQISAAVSCGSKHGVSVSGKSGGHSYTSLGLGGEDGHLVIELDRLYSVKLAKDGTAKIQPGARLGHVATELYNQGKRALSHGTCPGVGLGGHALHGGYGMVSRKHGLTLDWIIGATVVLYDGKVVHCSKTERSDLFWAIRGAGASFGIVAELEFNTFPAPEKMTYFDIGLNWDQQTAAQGLWDVQEFGKTMPSEITMQVAIRKDGYSIDGAYVGDEAGLRKALQPLLSKLNVQVSASTVGWIELVTHFAGTSDINPTSASYNAHDTFYATSLTTRELSLEEIKSFVNSISTTGKSSSHSWWIQMDIQGGQHSAVAKPKPTDMAYVHRDALLLFQFYDSVPQGQKYPSDGFSLLTTLRQSISKSLREGTWGMYANYPDSQLKADRAAEMYWGSNLQRLQKIKAAYDPKNMFRNPQSVKPKA; from the exons ATGCGTTCCCAACTGCTCCGCGGGCTAATTGGCATTGCTGCCCTGGTCTCTCCATCATTAGCTGTCCCCACCAAGCGAGAAGCCGTCACCAGCTGTCTCACCAACGCCAAAGTTCCCATCGACACCAAAGGCAGCCAGACCTGGACCCAAGACGGTACAGCGTACAACCTACGACTTCAGTTTGAACCAATTGCAATCGCGGTCCCGACCACTGTCGCTCAAATATCTGCTGCCGTCTCCTGCGGCTCTAAGCATGGTGTTTCTGTGAGCGGCAAGAGTGGTGGCCACAGCTACACCTCGCTTGGTCTTGGCGGAGAGGACGGACACCTCGTGATTGAGTTGGACCGCTTGTATAGCGTGAAGCTAGCCAAGGATGGGACAGCCAAGATCCAGCCTGGAGCAAGGCTTGGACATGTGGCCACTGAGTTGTACAACCAGGGCAAGAGGGCTCTTTCTCATGGCACATGCCCCGG AGTTGGTCTTGGTGGGCATGCCTTGCACGGCGGCTACGGTATGGTCTCGCGAAAGCACGGCTTGACCCTCGACTGGATCATTGGCGCTACCGTCGTCCTCTATGATGGAAAAGTCGTCCACTGTTCCAAGACGGAGCGTTCGGATCTCTTCTGGGCTATCCGAGGCGCTGGAGCTTCATTCGGAATTGTCGCCGAGCTCGAATTCAACACATTCCCTGCCCCCGAGAAGATGACCTACTTCGATATTGGTCTTAACTGGGATCAACAAACCGCCGCTCAAGGCCTTTGGGACGTGCAAGAATTCGGAAAGACTATGCCGAGCGAGATTACGATGCAGGTGGCTATTCGAAAGGACGGGTACAGCATCGATGGCGCCTACGTCGGGGATGAGGCTGGTCTGCGAAAGGCTCTCCAGCCTCTTCTCAGCAAGCTCAATGTCCAAGTTAGCGCTTCAACTGTTGGATGGATTGAATTGGTTACCCACTTTGCTGGTACTTCAGACATTAACCCCACTAGTGCCTCCTACAATGCA CACGATACCTTCTACGCCACCAGCTTAACTACTCGAGAACTCTCACTGGAGGAGATCAAGTCTTTCGTCAACTCAATCTCCACCACTGGCAAAAGCAGCAGCCACTCTTGGTGGATCCAGATGGATATCCAAGGTGGCCAGCACTCAGCTGTGgcaaagcccaagcccaccGACATGGCCTACGTTCACCGCGAcgcgctgctgctcttccAGTTCTACGACAGTGTGCCCCAGGGACAGAAGTACCCCAGCGACGGGTTCTCGCTGCTGACGACTCTGCGCCAGAGCATCTCCAAATCTCTTCGTGAGGGCACTTGGGGCATGTATGCCAATTACCCAGACTCGCAGCTCAAGGCGGATAGGGCTGCGGAGATGTACTGGGGATCCAATTTGCAGAGACTtcaaaagatcaaggccgCATATGATCCGAAGAACATGTTTCGGAACCCCCAGTCTGTCAAGCCAAAGGCGTAG
- a CDS encoding NACHT domain-containing protein, producing MSAAGSSRIQIGNNPTIHHTTNNYSQDGDAKYLAALCSTDPRHDKIRIEQTNGGLLKDSYRWVLQNPDYQRWRDPAGSWPLLWIRGDAGKGKTMLLSGIIDELQSFTRFADPTSHTSLSYFFCQATNPGLNNATAVLRGLVYLLVDQQRCLLSHVRDKTSIGPEHWNSGVAIRDILSKILEDPALRNTILVVDALDECVTDLEFLLQVVISTSSPKVRWLVSSRNISEIEQHLGQAQTRVALSLELNAESVSQAVNSYIQHRVHQLGASKGFRSDDLKFAEDHLSHNAHGTFLWVALVCQQLEKSEPWEVRAYLELFPVGLNRLYERMMDLICSPVSSGLYMRILAIICTVFRPITLSELMAIEDLPGDEEMLPKMIMKCGCFLTVRDKVVYFVHQSAKDFLLKQQGALFPAGLPRHHLDLFHKSLKGLEILKMDIYDLVHPSVSVEEALLNRPEPDPLSGLAYFCQFWAHHLRDALLAPAQDASHCNATHQFIARKLLFWLEALSLYRNLPAAMVALQILQNLPLSSDTAALVEDSCRFFLYFRPVIEVHPLQIYMSGLLFSPEESLIRRHFEQYSPKYVVAKPQAGKQWRPYLWAFELGRDSYLPSLTFSPNGGSLFVSARFEDSGGLRELSVSDGKMQMCLTCPHLRRMTLSPDLKWYAGVAITEDGMYLQVYHLTSNSLKWTAKLDDRQVRGLKFSPNSQQLAVFFCNEFVLWDVEQRSFQKWTFDISLDYSDFVEIEFSSDGVLVTFFEAFSDAVADILVLQINILTGIQCSISPTWGMTFTPKGTFLAGFPPNSHRLMMCTRDEIWVSDIAKRKGKKEFLIRHFLDDDCYYMGGRNGRYYDKLSYHQIFLLSR from the exons ATGTCTGCAGCAGGCTCCTCGAGGATTCAAATCGGCAATAACCCCACAATTCACCACACGACAAACAACTACTCCCAAGATGGTGACGCGAAGTACCTGGCGGCATTGTGCTCCACCGATCCTCGCCACGACAAGATTCGCATCGAACAGACCAACGGTGGCTTGTTGAAGGACTCGTACCGCTGGGTCCTGCAGAATCCCGACTATCAGCGCTGGCGTGACCCAGCCGGGAGCTGGCCTCTCCTTTGGATAAGGGGCGACGCTGGCAAGGGAAAGACAATGTTGCTCTCAGGCATCATTGATGAACTGCAATCGTTCACGAGATTTGCGGATCCGACCAGTCATACATCGCTATCCTATTTCTTCTGTCAGGCAACCAACCCGGGCCTCAACAACGCTACGGCGGTTCTACGAGGCCTTGTCTATCTCCTTGTGGATCAACAAAGGTGCCTCCTCTCACATGTACGCGACAAAACATCCATAGGACCTGAGCACTGGAACTCGGGAGTGGCCATCAGAGATATTCTTTCCAAAATCTTGGAAGATCCAGCCCTTCGAAACACTATCTTGGTCGTCGACGCTTTGGATGAGTGTGTTACAGACCTAGAGTTTCTTCTCCAGGTTGTCATTTCAACGTCGTCTCCAAAAGTCAGATGGCTTGTTAGCAGCCGCAACATCAGCGAGATTGAACAACATCTGGGCCAGGCTCAAACAAGAGTTGCATTGTCTCTGGAGCTCAATGCGGAATCAGTGTCCCAGGCTGTCAACTCCTATATTCAGCATCGAGTACACCAATTGGGTGCTAGCAAAGGATTTAGAAGCGACGACCTGAAGTTTGCAGAAGACCACTTGTCCCACAATGCGCATGGCACTTTTTTGTGGGTTGCGTTGGTTTGTCAACAACTTGAGAAGAGCGAACCTTGGGAGGTTAGGGCCTACCTCGAGCTCTTCCCCGTGGGCCTAAACCGGTTGTACGAAAGAATGATGGATCTGATCTGCTCTCCAGTCAGCTCGGGTCTCTACATGAGGATTCTTGCCATCATTTGCACCGTTTTCCGCCCAATCACCTTGTCGGAGCTCATGGCAATCGAGGATCTACccggagatgaagagatgcTCCCTAAGATGATAATGAAGTGCGGCTGTTTCCTGACCGTCAGAGACAAGGTCGTTTATTTTGTTCACCAGTCAGCGAAGGACTTTTTACTCAAGCAACAGGGTGCACTTTTCCCCGCTGGTCTCCCCCGACATCATCTAGATCTCTTTCACAAGTCTCTCAAAGGCCTTGAAATCCTTAAAATGGATATATATGACCTGGTCCACCCTTCTGTGTCAGTGGAAGAGGCTCTTCTTAACCGCCCCGAGCCTGATCCTTTGTCTGGCCTGGCCTACTTCTGCCAGTTTTGGGCCCATCACCTACGCGATGCCCTCCTTGCCCCCGCTCAAGACGCATCACACTGCAACGCAACCCATCAGTTCATTGCTCGCAAACTTTTGTTCTGGCTGGAGGCACTCAGCCTTTATCGTAACTTGCCAGCAGCGATGGTGGCTTTGCAAATTCTCCAGAACCTGCCACTG AGCTCCGACACGGCGGCGCTTGTTGAGGATTCTTGCCGGTTTTTTCTCTACTTCCGGCCGGTTATTGAAGTGCATCCCCTCCAAATATACATGTCCGGtctcctcttcagcccaGAGGAAAGCTTAATACGTCGCCACTTTGAACAATACAGCCCAAAGTATGTGGTGGCAAAGCCCCAAGCGGGAAAGCAATGGCGTCCATATTTGTGGGCTTTCGAGCTTGGACGCGACAGCTATCTTCCTTCTTTGACATTTTCCCCAAACGGCGGGTCCTTGTTCGTCTCGGCCCGTTTTGAGGACTCAGGGGGACTGAGGGAACTTTCGGTCAGCGATGGCAAGATGCAAATGTGTTTGACCTGTCCTCACTTAAGGCGAATGACACTGTCGCCAGACTTGAAGTGGTATGCTGGCGTTGCCATAACCGAAGACGGTATGTACCTTCAGGTCTACCATCTTACTTCAAACAGTCTCAAGTGGACTGCTAAACTTGACGACCGTCAAGTTAGGGGCCTCAAATTTTCTCCCAACAGTCAGCAGTTGGCAGTCTTCTTCTGCAACGAATTTGTCCTTTGGGATGTTGAACAGCGCAGCTTTCAAAAGTGGACCTTTGACATTTCTCTTGACTATTCTGACTTTGTGGAGATCGAATTTTCCTCGGACGGCGTTCTGGTGACATTTTTTGAAGCTTTTTCGGACGCCGTTGCCGATATTCTTGTTCTTCAGATCAACATCCTCACGGGGATCCAGTGCTCAATCTCTCCTACATGGGGAATGACTTTTACTCCGAAGGGCACTTTTCTTGCGGGCTTTCCCCCCAACTCCCACCGACTCATGATGTGCACCAGGGACGAGATATGGGTTTCGGATATTGCCAAAagaaaggggaaaaaagagtTTCTCATTCGCCATTTCCTTGATGACGAC TGCTACTATATGGGAGGGAGGAACGGAAGGTATTACGACAAGTTGAGCTATCATCAaatcttcctcctctctcgATAG